Proteins from one Doryrhamphus excisus isolate RoL2022-K1 chromosome 19, RoL_Dexc_1.0, whole genome shotgun sequence genomic window:
- the ylpm1 gene encoding YLP motif-containing protein 1 isoform X3 yields MYPSWGNYGAPPSQNYGGSGPRNISGGGLAGPQAGFGGLQASPSGSLFSSLQEQHLQQMQQLQMLHQKQLQTVLHHGSAAPPYGGGHQSGYSGPSWQSTEPVHLDSGMGMHPHLKGGDTLSTQQELSKPPPPQTHAAEAQPTPPPSDPQSSKLMDPNDGKTQDVFNKEDDKTLPLPNQQQLWYQQHLQNLQKLRQEKQNQKDGNFAMPQPTPHNGQTLQPPLPSETPTSAPPPPLPTEEPPAPPPPPEPDSKQDNEETARLQQLQAAAAQWQHVQQQRVGLHYQALMQQHEKLQQILEKYQQLIQQPPNLQTMSAEMQLRHYEVQKQQFTPLYQDWEVSFRMWFEQFQTYPHKDQLHDYEHQWKQWQDQMNATNAHLLERITTLTTMVPYAANQYNNVVMGQYGAYPGQDGQIQPQQVNPGMQFNAVTASPALQQGQQHTPAAAPLHTGGPPAGIGLSGHQNVPSPNYNNIGGPHANNPGFHQPRMPFEGPPRFDQQTQRFDLPHPLPQPQQRCDAPPRFDQPPTRFDGTPRFDQPHQRFDGPTRLNQPGPRLDAPPRFDQPTQHFDGPPRFDQKPRAITPRFGRSSRFDQPPQQTGSTVPSQKQQQETLPQVEQSLNPPPSVDSSLKPVKLPQSNQQNRKSDKDMMDDMVEGDGFFIPSEPIPQTKSRTKISDITRKPNPLDSKPAQSGSSTLESKQTNAPNVPKPEGPLRNNNPPGVPEEKTETQPSKTEPVRPPPGTGRGQPQVPMQGRGRGQPQLPMQGTGRGQPTVPMQGRGCGQSSASVQGAGRGQSPAPVQGAGRGQSPAPVQGAGRGQSPAPVQGAGRVQSPAPVQGAGRGQSPAPVQGAGRGQSPAPVQGAGRGQSPAPVQGAGRGQSPTTVQGAGRGQSPTTVQGRGRGQPPVPVQGRGRGNRQRVHGDMRGQNLPPEGQIDEMSHDFMPPGEEEFMQEPEEAYQWQEPSVEEFGGETSEAPDEEMWIPEDHHFQTEEEYYEEPLQGPPLGRGGFPMMRGRPPMARGGPPLGRGGPFMGRGGPPMGRGGPPMGRGGPAMGRGGPPMGRGGPSMGRGGPPMGRGGPPMGRGGPPMGRGGPPMGRGGPPMGRGGPPMGRGGPSMGRGGPPMGRGGPPMGGGDPMDDQWEDTETEEYCDEEAYWGEARPPMRGMRPPFPPGHHRPPRGRPGFMHQGRGPPPHLAHGPMDEESFGHETGDMELDPSEHYMYGGHDAHNLPMHPGRGRGRRPPPSHEAMGMGPDGEPFYHEEMENEQDWPPPHGRRPSMPHEIIERGGMVRRPMGRGIARGMMRPGSSREHEEGYSEVYVHGEDRWRPPHSDDPRHEARFYDTEWDRARPPPERDFSPHLPPPDRWLDDRERGHPYPYDDEYNQRRGEIRIREYPDEPPSRPEDPSQRPSEWDRLSRHPLSERLYPTYGDHGDKPALDRPPLPGPAENSIDLAAQGAGGGNVLALSQRQHEIILKAAQELKRIREIQEGKPAETESQPASSDVLPELPAGLLGLEIPPEVRNALKGMTTAAQAAPSWDTNPAALAPAVIPKTVDYGHGHDSGATVERIAYGERVVLRPDPDRGYEKEPLRDPYSRDPYYDRRSDPYMDRREYSREREPYREKPPPEYERERFGRERYPPRERDERAPLAPPHHSGYRDRDRGLRERDRSGSRDREDLFGRSGYDRPLYERTALDCGGSERYGHGSSPFVDRRSYPEDRGPPAAPLPPPPQPPPQVEKKPEIKNVDDILKPPGRLSRPERIVVIMRGLPGSGKSHVAKLIRDKEVDCGGAPPRVLVLDDYFMSEVEKVEKDPDTGRRVKRKVLEYEYEPEMEDTYRSSMLKTFKKTLDDGFFPFIILDTINDRVKHFDQFWSAAKTKGFEVYIAEITADNHTCAKRNAHGRSHKDITKMSNNWESTPRHMVRLDVRSLLQDAAIEEVEMEDFNPEDEPKEAKREEEEEGDLGYIPKSKWEMDTSEAKLDKLDGLGSGGKRKREGEHMAGMEDYLQLPDDYATRMSQPGKKRVRWADLEEQKDADRKRAIGFVVGQTDWEKITDDSGLLAQKALNRTKYF; encoded by the exons ATGTACCCTTCCTGGGGGAATTATGGTGCACCTCCGTCGCAAAACTACGGAGGATCTGGCCCACGGAACATCTCCGGAGGAGGCCTCGCCGGTCCCCAAGCGGGGTTCGGCGGTTTACAGGCCTCGCCGAGCGGCTCTCTCTTCTCGAGCCTGCAGGAGCAGCACCTACAGCAGATGCAGCAGCTCCAGATGCTCCACCAGAAACAGCTCCAGACGGTGCTGCATCATGGCAGCGCTGCTCCACCATACGGTGGCGGACACCAGAGTGGGTATTCGGGGCCGTCGTGGCAGTCAACAGAACCGGTTCATTTGGACAGCGGTATGGGGATGCACCCTCACTTAAAAGGAGGGGACACGTTATCGACACAACAGGAATTGTCGAAGCCGCCCCCGCCACAGACTCACGCCGCTGAAGCTCAGCCAACTCCCCCTCCGTCAGACCCCCAGTCATCGAAACTTATGGACCCTAACGATGGGAAAACACAGGATGTATTCAATAAAGAGGACGACAAAACTTTGCCTTTGCCG AACCAGCAGCAACTTTGGTACCAGCAACATCTGCAGAACCTACAAAAGCTGAGGCAAGAGAAACAGAACCAAAAGGATGGTAACTTTGCTATGCCACAGCCGACGCCGCACAATGGGCAAACTCTGCAGCCTCCACTTCCATCCGAAACACCCACATCTGCGCCACCTCCGCCCCTTCCAACAGAGGAGCCCCCAGCACCGCCTCCACCACCAGAG CCGGATTCAAAACAAGACAATGAGGAGACTGCCCGTCTCCAGCAATTACAGGCTGCAGCGGCTCAATGGCAGCATGTTCAGCAGCAAAGAGTAGGCTTACATTACCAAGCTCTTATGCAACAGCATGAGAAACTCCAACAGATACTGGAGAAGTATCAGCAGCTCATTCAGCAACCTCCAAACTTACAG acGATGTCAGCTGAAATGCAGCTGAGACATTACGAAGTACAAAAGCAGCAGTTCACGCCTCTATACCAAGACTGGGAGGTTTCTTTCAGGATGTGGTTCGAGCAGTTCCAAACTTATCCCCACAAAGACCAACTGCATGACTATGAGCACCAGTGGAAACAGTGGCAGGATCAGATGAATGCCACTAATGCCCACCTTCTTGAGAGGATCACCACTCTGACAACAATGGTGCCGTACGCTGCAAACCAGTATAATAATGTAGTTATGGGGCAATATGGAGCGTACCCAGGACAGGACGGTCAAATTCAGCCGCAACAAGTAAATCCAGGTATGCAGTTCAATGCCGTTACTGCCAGTCCTGCACTCCAGCAAGGTCAACAGCATACTCCAGCTGCAGCACCCCTACACACAGGAGGTCCTCCTGCTGGGATCGGACTCTCAGGTCATCAAAATGTTCCGTCACCAAACTACAACAACATTGGGGGTCCACA TGCAAACAACCCAGGATTCCACCAACCACGTATGCCATTTGAGGGACCTCCAAGGTTTGATCAACAAACACAACGTTTTGACCTCCCCCATCCTTTGCCTCAACCTCAACAACGCTGTGACGCTCCACCTCGATTTGATCAGCCCCCGACGCGCTTTGATGGTACCCCGCGTTTTGATCAACCACACCAGCGCTTCGATGGTCCCACTCGCTTAAACCAACCAGGGCCACGCCTTGATGCACCTCCCAGATTTGACCAACCCACTCAGCATTTTGATGGTCCCCCAAGATTTGACCAGAAACCAAGAGCTATTACACCACGATTTGGAAGGTCATCCAGATTTGATCAGCCCCCACAACAGACAGGTTCAACAGTGCcctcacaaaaacaacagcaagaaACCCTGCCTCAAGTGGAACAAAGTCTCAACCCACCACCCAGTGTGGATTCTTCATTAAAACCTGTCAAGCTGCCACAGTCAAATCAACAAAACAGAAAATCTGATAAAGACATGATGGATGACATGGTTGAAGGTGATGGATTTTTTATCCCAAGTGAACCTATACCACAAACCAAAAGCCGTACAAAGATTTCTGACATTACCCGCAAGCCTAATCCGTTAGACAGTAAGCCAGCCCAATCTGGATCTAGTACCCTGGAATCGAAACAAACGAATGCACCAAATGTTCCCAAACCAGAAGGACCGTTGAGAAATAATAACCCTCCAGGAGTACCAGAGGAAAAAACTGAGACACAGCCATCCAAAACTGAACCTGTTCGGCCTCCCCCTGGTACAGGACGTGGTCAGCCACAAGTACCCATGCAAGGGAGAGGACGAGGTCAGCCACAACTACCCATGCAAGGTACAGGACGTGGTCAACCCACAGTACCTATGCAAGGTAGGGGATGTGGCCAGTCCTCGGCCTCTGTGCAAGGCGCAGGACGAGGTCAGTCCCCGGCCCCTGTGCAAGGCGCAGGACGAGGTCAGTCCCCGGCCCCTGTGCAAGGCGCAGGACGAGGTCAGTCCCCGGCCCCTGTGCAAGGCGCAGGACGAGTTCAGTCCCCGGCCCCTGTGCAAGGCGCAGGACGAGGTCAGTCCCCGGCCCCTGTGCAAGGCGCAGGACGAGGTCAGTCCCCGGCCCCTGTGCAAGGCGCAGGACGAGGTCAGTCCCCGGCCCCTGTGCAAGGCGCAGGACGAGGTCAGTCACCGACCACTGTGCAAGGCGCAGGACGAGGTCAGTCCCCGACCACTGTGCAAGGTAGAGGACGAGGTCAGCCCCCGGTTCCTGTGCAAGGTAGAGGACGGGGTAACAGACAGAGGGTGCATGGAGACATGAGGGGACAAAACTTGCCACCCGAGGGGCAGATTGACGAAATGTCGCATGATTTTATGCCACCCGGGGAAGAAGAATTCATGCAGGAGCCAGAGGAAGCCTACCAATGGCAGGAGCCTTCAGTTGAGGAGTTTGGTGGTGAGACATCCGAGGCTCCTGATGAAGAAATGTGGATACCTGAAGATCATCACTTCCAAACAGAAgaggaatattatgaggaaccaTTGCAAGGACCTCCTTTGGGGAGAGGGGGGTTCCCGATGATGAGAGGACGCCCCCCTATGGCTCGAGGTGGTCCCCCTTTGGGTAGAGGAGGACCGTTTATGGGCCGAGGGGGGCCACCTATGGGCCGAGGGGGACCACCAATGGGCCGAGGGGGACCGGCAATGGGCCGAGGGGGACCGCCTATGGGCCGAGGAGGGCCGTCCATGGGCCGAGGAGGGCCGCCCATGGGTCGAGGAGGGCCGCCCATGGGTCGAGGAGGGCCGCCCATGGGTCGAGGAGGGCCGCCCATGGGTCGAGGAGGGCCGCCCATGGGTCGGGGCGGTCCACCCATGGGACGAGGAGGGCCGTCCATGGGTCGAGGAGGGCCGCCCATGGGTCGGGGCGGTCCACCCATGGGAGGAGGGGACCCAATGGATGATCAATGGGAAGATACCGAGACAGAAGAGTACTGTGATGAAGAGGCTTATTGGGGAGAGGCTAGGCCTCCAATGAGAGGAATGAGACCACCATTTCCGCCTGGCCATCATCGTCCACCACGCGGTCGCCCTGGTTTCATGCATCAGGGACGAGGGCCCCCGCCTCATCTAGCACACGGGCCAATGGATGAGGAGTCATTCGGACATGAGACTGGTGATATGGAACTGGATCCATCAGAGCATTACATGTATGGTGGGCATGATGCTCATAACTTGCCAATGCACCCAGGTAGAGGAAGAGGCAGACGGCCTCCCCCATCCCACGAGGCAATGGGAATGGGTCCTGATGGGGAGCCATTTTATCATGAAGAAATGGAGAATGAACAGGATTGGCCGCCACCCCATGGGAGACGTCCTTCAATGCCCCATGAGATCATTGAAAGGGGCGGAATGGTAAGAAGGCCAATGGGACGTGGAATAGCAAGAGGTATGATGCGGCCAGGTTCATCCCGTGAACATGAAGAGGGATACAGTGAGGTTTATGTTCATGGAGAAGATCGCTGGCGGCCACCGCATTCTGATGACCCCCGGCACGAGGCCAGATTCTATGACACTGAATGGGATAGAGCGCGTCCTCCACCAGAACGGGACTTTTCGCCACACTTGCCGCCCCCAGATCGCTGGCTAGACGACAGAGAAAGAGGTCACCCATACCCATATGATGACGAGTACAACCAAAGAAGAGGAGAAATCAGAATCCGCGAGTATCCGGACGAGCCCCCATCCCGACCGGAAGACCCATCGCAGCGTCCTTCAGAATGGGATCGGCTTTCAAGACACCCACTGTCAGAAAGGTTGTATCCCACTTATGGGGATCATGGGGATAAACCCGCGTTGGACAGGCCTCCACTCCCTGGACCTGCTGAAAACTCAATTGACCTCGCAGCACAAGGAGCAGGCGGAGGCAATGTACTTGCTCTTTCCCAGCGCCAACATGAAATCATCTTGAAAGCAGCCCAAGAACTTAAACGCATCAG GGAGATACAGGAGGGCAAGCCTGCTGAAACAGAATCTCAGCCTGCATCATCTGATGTATTACCCGAGCTCCCTGCTGGGCTCCTTGGTTTGGAGATCCCACCAGAAGTCAGAAATGCTCTGAAG GGCATGACTACGGCTGCTCAGGCAGCTCCATCTTGGGATACTAATCCTGCTGCACTTGCGCCTGCAGTAATTCCAAAGACTGTGGATTATGGGCATGGACATG ACTCGGGTGCCACTGTTGAGAGGATTGCTTACGGCGAGAGAGTTGTGTTGAGGCCTGACCCAGACAGGGGCTATGAAAAAG AACCTCTTCGAGATCCTTACAGCAGGGATCCTTACTATGACAGACGGTCAGACCCTTACATGGACCGCCGTGAGTACTCCCGAGAAAGAGAGCCGTACAGAGAAAAACCTCCACCTGAATACGAAAGGGAGAGATTTGGGAGGGAACGTTATCCGCCCAGAGAGCGAGATGAAAG AGCTCCACTGGCACCCCCTCATCATTCAGGATACAGGGATAGAGACCGCGGCCTTAGAGAGAGGGATCGAAGTGGCAGCCGTGATCGAGAGGACCTTTTTGGGCGGTCCGGCTATGATAGACCTCTCTATGAGCGCACAGCCCTCGACTGTGGTGGGTCTGAACGCTATGGCCATGGCTCTTCACCATTTG TAGACAGAAGAAGTTACCCAGAAGACCGAGGACCCCCCGCTGCACCACTTCCACCCCCACCACAGCCACCGCCTCAGGTTGAGAAGAAGCCTGAAATCAAGAACGTGGATGATATCCTCAAACCACCAGGAAGACTGTCCAGACCTGAGAGG ATTGTCGTCATCATGAGAGGGCTTCCTGGCAGCGGAAAAAGCCATGTCGCAAAGCTCATAAGG GACAAGGAGGTAGACTGCGGCGGCGCCCCACCAAGAGTTCTGGTTTTAGACGACTACTTCATGAGCGAGGTTGAGAAAGTCGAGAAAGATCCAGACACAGGGAGGAGGGTGAAAAGAAAG GTCCTCGAGTACGAGTATGAACCAGAAATGGAGGATACATACCGGAGCAGCATGCTTAAAACCTTCAAGAAAACTCTGGATGACGGCTTTTTCCCATTTATCATATTAGACACCATTAATGACCGGGTTAAACATTTTGATCAGTTCTGGAGCGCTGCCAAAACAAAAGGTTTTGAG GTCTATATTGCTGAAATAACTGCTGACAACCACACATGTGCAAAGAGAAATGCTCACGGACGCTCCCATAAGGACATAACCAAG ATGTCCAACAACTGGGAGTCCACGCCTCGTCACATGGTCCGCTTGGATGTCCGATCCTTGCTACAGGATGCTGCTATAGAGGAG GTGGAAATGGAAGACTTTAATCCTGAGGATGAGCCCAAAGAAGCCAagagagaagaggaagaagagggtgACCTG GGCTACATTCCGAAAAGCAAATGGGAGATGGACACATCGGAAGCAAAACTCG ACAAGCTGGACGGTCTGGGGAGCGGCGGGAAGAGGAAACGTGAAGGCGAGCACATGGCAGGCATGGAGGACTATCTTCAGCTGCCAGATGACTACGCCACCCGCATGTCTCAGCCAGGAAAGAAAAGG GTGCGATGGGCCGACCTGGAAGAACAAAAGGACGCCGATCGAAAGCGTGCCATCGGCTTTGTGGTGGGCCAAACGGACTGGGAGAAAATTACAGATGACAGTGGCCTACTCGCACAGAAAGCGCTCAACCGTACAAAATATTTCTAA